A window of Zingiber officinale cultivar Zhangliang chromosome 5A, Zo_v1.1, whole genome shotgun sequence contains these coding sequences:
- the LOC121982461 gene encoding GATA transcription factor 17-like isoform X1 → MSGNPIPLDGVNPAGVESFPGHHIHNMSAGHQVLPGVSLPSHVDESNAVGGTGELIAAADALALQQYEEADCSSGSHGMEEEGVGAVENGEMETEGPSGPSHLVDTQALGPVQAGGNQLTLSFQGEVYVFDSVSPEKVQAVLLLLGGREMQTGSNPFPPSTIPTKVLLNITTCQFAFDALMTSGAFDMWQRGDIPHRLASLMRFREKRKERNFEKKIRYTVRKEVASRMQRNKGQFTSSKSKTDCSMGDATGANQESGSPENKIPGASACHHCGISAHSTPMMRRGPDGPRTLCNACGLVWANKGMMRDLSKNPSPAIPNALPEPTEGATFDITV, encoded by the exons ATGAGTGGAAACCCCATCCCACTCGATGGCGTAAACCCGGCGGGCGTCGAGAGCTTTCCGGGCCACCACATCCACAACATGTCGGCCGGCCACCAGGTGCTGCCCGGCGTGTCGCTCCCGTCCCACGTTGATGAGTCTAACGCAGTAGGCGGGACCGGGGAGTTGATTGCCGCCGCGGATGCGCTAGCATTGCAGCAGTACGAAGAGGCGGACTGCAGCAGCGGTAGCCACGGGATGGAGGAGGAAGGCGTAGGAGCAGTGGAGAACGGGGAGATGGAGACAGAAGGACCATCTGGTCCGAGTCATCTGGTTGATACTCAGGCTCTAGGACCCGTACAAGCAGGCGGGAATCAGCTCACTCTCTCATTCCAGGGCGAAGTATACGTTTTTGATTCTGTTTCTCCCGAAAAG GTTCAGGCTGTGCTCTTGTTACTGGGAGGTCGTGAGATGCAGACTGGATCAAATCCTTTCCCACCATCCACTATCCCAACCAAGGTATTGTTAAACATAACCACTTGCCAATTTGCTTTTGACGCATTAATGACTTCAGGGGCTTTTGATATGTGGCAGCGTGGAGATATACCTCATAGACTTGCGTCCTTAATGCGGTTccgagaaaagagaaaagagcgGAACTTTGAGAAGAAAATACGTTATACTGTCCGCAAAGAAGTAGCATCAAG GATGCAGCGAAATAAGGGTCAATTTACATCATCAAAATCTAAAACTGACTGTTCCATGGGTGATGCTACTGGTGCAAACCAAGAATCTGGTTCACCAGAGAATAAGATTCCAGGGGCATCTGC ATGTCATCACTGTGGTATCAGCGCACATTCTACTCCGATGATGCGCCGTGGACCTGATGGACCACGGACCTTGTGCAATGCATGTGGACTTGTTTGGGCAAACAAG GGCATGATGAGGGATCTTTCCAAAAACCCTTCTCCAGCAATTCCAAATGCTTTGCCTGAACCCACAGAAGGGGCAACTTTCGACATCACCGTATGA
- the LOC121982461 gene encoding GATA transcription factor 20-like isoform X2, producing the protein MSGNPIPLDGVNPAGVESFPGHHIHNMSAGHQVLPGVSLPSHVDESNAVGGTGELIAAADALALQQYEEADCSSGSHGMEEEGVGAVENGEMETEGPSGPSHLVDTQALGPVQAGGNQLTLSFQGEVYVFDSVSPEKVQAVLLLLGGREMQTGSNPFPPSTIPTKRGDIPHRLASLMRFREKRKERNFEKKIRYTVRKEVASRMQRNKGQFTSSKSKTDCSMGDATGANQESGSPENKIPGASACHHCGISAHSTPMMRRGPDGPRTLCNACGLVWANKGMMRDLSKNPSPAIPNALPEPTEGATFDITV; encoded by the exons ATGAGTGGAAACCCCATCCCACTCGATGGCGTAAACCCGGCGGGCGTCGAGAGCTTTCCGGGCCACCACATCCACAACATGTCGGCCGGCCACCAGGTGCTGCCCGGCGTGTCGCTCCCGTCCCACGTTGATGAGTCTAACGCAGTAGGCGGGACCGGGGAGTTGATTGCCGCCGCGGATGCGCTAGCATTGCAGCAGTACGAAGAGGCGGACTGCAGCAGCGGTAGCCACGGGATGGAGGAGGAAGGCGTAGGAGCAGTGGAGAACGGGGAGATGGAGACAGAAGGACCATCTGGTCCGAGTCATCTGGTTGATACTCAGGCTCTAGGACCCGTACAAGCAGGCGGGAATCAGCTCACTCTCTCATTCCAGGGCGAAGTATACGTTTTTGATTCTGTTTCTCCCGAAAAG GTTCAGGCTGTGCTCTTGTTACTGGGAGGTCGTGAGATGCAGACTGGATCAAATCCTTTCCCACCATCCACTATCCCAACCAAG CGTGGAGATATACCTCATAGACTTGCGTCCTTAATGCGGTTccgagaaaagagaaaagagcgGAACTTTGAGAAGAAAATACGTTATACTGTCCGCAAAGAAGTAGCATCAAG GATGCAGCGAAATAAGGGTCAATTTACATCATCAAAATCTAAAACTGACTGTTCCATGGGTGATGCTACTGGTGCAAACCAAGAATCTGGTTCACCAGAGAATAAGATTCCAGGGGCATCTGC ATGTCATCACTGTGGTATCAGCGCACATTCTACTCCGATGATGCGCCGTGGACCTGATGGACCACGGACCTTGTGCAATGCATGTGGACTTGTTTGGGCAAACAAG GGCATGATGAGGGATCTTTCCAAAAACCCTTCTCCAGCAATTCCAAATGCTTTGCCTGAACCCACAGAAGGGGCAACTTTCGACATCACCGTATGA